The following coding sequences are from one Candidatus Nitrohelix vancouverensis window:
- a CDS encoding SDR family oxidoreductase, which yields MRILITGGLGYIGGRVANYLIENETDVEIVLGTSRKAAFMPEWSNACEVVRFALDDPETISTALQGVDSVIHLASPNITDAVNTPEQAWKIKTLGTYELLKQCKEKRVRRFINFSTFHVYGPQTSVPITENSPTRAAHPYAATHRAAEDIVQYFRTYHQMQTVTFRLSNGFGRPMDSAISRWSLLFNDLCRQATQNGKLVLKSSGRQQRDFVALSDVARAVHHFLFNIPDNWGDGLYNLGGECSLSVLEAAKRVARIYESKFGTTLGDIKTKPSSNSEDEPPVEFSIDKLKSMQFSLTGNMDEEIENTLKLCKDSIFK from the coding sequence ATGAGAATATTAATCACAGGCGGTTTGGGATACATTGGCGGACGCGTCGCCAACTACCTGATCGAAAATGAAACCGACGTTGAAATCGTTCTGGGAACCAGCCGCAAGGCCGCTTTCATGCCGGAATGGTCGAATGCCTGCGAAGTCGTTCGCTTCGCATTGGACGATCCCGAAACAATCTCCACCGCTCTTCAGGGCGTGGACTCCGTGATTCATCTCGCCTCGCCCAATATAACCGACGCCGTAAACACACCCGAGCAAGCCTGGAAAATAAAAACTCTGGGGACCTACGAATTGTTGAAGCAGTGCAAGGAAAAACGCGTGCGGCGTTTTATCAACTTCTCAACCTTTCATGTTTACGGCCCTCAGACCAGCGTACCGATCACGGAAAATTCTCCAACGCGCGCCGCGCACCCTTATGCCGCAACTCACCGCGCCGCGGAAGACATCGTCCAATACTTCCGAACCTATCATCAAATGCAAACGGTCACATTTCGACTTTCCAACGGCTTCGGTCGACCGATGGACTCCGCGATCAGCCGATGGTCTCTGCTGTTCAACGATCTCTGCCGACAGGCCACGCAAAACGGCAAACTGGTTTTAAAATCCTCCGGACGCCAGCAACGCGATTTTGTCGCCCTGTCCGACGTGGCCCGGGCCGTGCACCATTTCCTGTTTAATATCCCTGACAATTGGGGCGATGGCCTGTATAATCTGGGCGGCGAATGCTCCCTTTCCGTTCTGGAGGCGGCAAAACGTGTCGCCCGCATCTACGAAAGCAAATTTGGAACAACCCTCGGCGACATTAAAACGAAACCCTCCTCAAACTCTGAGGATGAACCGCCCGTTGAATTTTCTATCGACAAACTCAAGTCCATGCAATTCAGCCTCACAGGCAACATGGACGAAGAAATCGAAAACACCCTGAAGCTATGCAAAGATTCTATTTTCAAATGA
- the rfbF gene encoding glucose-1-phosphate cytidylyltransferase yields the protein MKVVILCGGMGARLREETEFRPKPMVKIGDNPILWHIMKLYSHYGFNDFILCLGYKGEVIKEYFYHYMLHNNDVTFKLGADRQMTVHENPHNENWTITLANTGETTLKGARIKKIEKFIDGDSFMVTYGDGISDINLKQLADYHQSHGKIATVTGVSPRSSFGQIVQNEGKVVNFIEKPKIDASMVNGGFFVFNRKIFDYLSLDENCDFEVGPLEKITREGELMAYHHQGDWACMDTYRDATHLNQLWNSGRAFWKVWK from the coding sequence ATGAAAGTCGTTATTCTATGCGGCGGCATGGGAGCGCGCTTGCGAGAGGAAACTGAGTTCCGTCCCAAACCGATGGTGAAGATCGGCGACAATCCCATCCTCTGGCATATCATGAAACTGTATTCCCATTACGGCTTCAATGATTTCATCCTCTGCCTGGGCTACAAAGGGGAAGTCATTAAAGAATACTTTTATCATTACATGCTCCACAATAACGATGTGACCTTCAAGCTGGGGGCCGACCGCCAGATGACGGTGCACGAGAACCCGCACAATGAGAACTGGACCATCACCCTGGCAAACACAGGAGAAACGACTCTCAAGGGCGCGCGCATCAAGAAAATTGAAAAATTCATCGACGGCGATTCCTTCATGGTCACTTATGGCGACGGCATCTCCGACATCAATCTCAAACAACTTGCGGACTACCACCAATCGCATGGGAAAATAGCGACCGTGACCGGCGTCAGCCCGCGTTCGTCCTTTGGGCAAATCGTCCAGAACGAAGGCAAGGTCGTCAATTTTATTGAAAAGCCCAAGATCGACGCCAGCATGGTCAACGGCGGTTTTTTCGTATTCAACAGAAAAATATTCGATTATCTTTCTCTCGACGAAAACTGCGATTTCGAAGTCGGTCCGCTGGAAAAAATCACCCGCGAAGGCGAGTTGATGGCCTACCACCACCAGGGCGACTGGGCCTGCATGGACACCTATCGCGACGCGACGCACCTCAATCAACTGTGGAATTCCGGGCGCGCCTTCTGGAAGGTCTGGAAATAA
- a CDS encoding tRNA (cytidine(34)-2'-O)-methyltransferase gives MPHQLNVVLVEPEIPNNTGSIGRLCLATGCVLHLVEPLGFEINDTQVKRAGLDYWKYVDVRRHKNIEALYETMPVNAPRVFFSTKAKASYFEHRFEAGTYLFFGKETKGLSQQLREENESNIYRIPQYDDRVRSLNLSNAASIVVYEAIRQLGP, from the coding sequence ATGCCGCATCAACTCAACGTCGTACTCGTCGAACCGGAAATCCCGAACAATACCGGCTCCATTGGCAGGCTCTGCCTCGCCACCGGATGCGTCCTGCATCTGGTCGAACCGCTTGGCTTTGAAATCAACGACACGCAAGTCAAACGCGCCGGTCTCGACTACTGGAAATACGTCGATGTCCGACGCCACAAAAATATCGAGGCGCTCTATGAAACCATGCCCGTCAATGCGCCCCGGGTTTTTTTCTCCACCAAAGCGAAAGCGAGTTATTTCGAACACAGATTCGAAGCCGGAACTTACCTGTTTTTTGGCAAGGAAACCAAAGGGTTGTCGCAACAACTGCGAGAAGAAAATGAAAGCAACATCTATCGTATTCCGCAGTACGACGACCGCGTCCGCTCCCTCAACCTCTCCAACGCCGCCAGCATTGTGGTCTACGAAGCCATCCGACAGCTCGGCCCCTGA
- a CDS encoding cyclic nucleotide-binding domain-containing protein, with the protein MEFQLILSFIASLPFFKDFTGKEREALIQTQDLFLKFRADQLIIREGEIDDGLFIILKGVVQITKRNRPNKVLAQLRPGALFGEVTLISKRARTTNATAQGDVVVMKITQEMIEKLSVELQKKFHQQLVLQLVQRLEEMNEKLSQARND; encoded by the coding sequence TTGGAATTTCAACTCATCCTGTCCTTCATTGCAAGCCTTCCCTTTTTCAAAGATTTCACAGGCAAGGAAAGAGAAGCGCTCATCCAGACCCAGGACCTGTTTCTGAAATTTCGAGCCGATCAGTTGATCATTCGTGAAGGCGAAATCGACGACGGTCTTTTTATTATTTTAAAAGGCGTCGTACAAATCACCAAAAGAAACCGTCCCAATAAAGTATTGGCGCAACTGCGTCCGGGCGCTCTGTTTGGAGAAGTCACCTTGATCAGCAAGCGCGCTCGAACCACCAACGCAACGGCGCAAGGGGATGTCGTGGTCATGAAGATCACACAAGAGATGATCGAAAAACTATCCGTTGAATTGCAAAAAAAATTCCACCAGCAACTGGTGCTTCAACTCGTGCAACGGCTCGAAGAAATGAATGAAAAACTATCTCAAGCAAGGAACGACTGA
- a CDS encoding dTDP-4-dehydrorhamnose 3,5-epimerase, with translation MDPIKLPLHGGAVEPLKIIEDDRGAVLHMLRQDSDQFTKFGEIYFSEVNPGVVKAWKRHRKMTQLFAAPRGTLHLALYDARENSPTYKELREYELGRPDHYQLIKIPPGVWYGFENTGQEKALIANCADMPHDPQESETLPLESGPVKVNWRSQTNSA, from the coding sequence ATGGACCCAATAAAGCTTCCCCTGCACGGCGGCGCCGTTGAACCGCTGAAGATCATCGAAGACGATCGAGGCGCGGTCCTGCACATGCTCCGCCAGGATTCCGACCAGTTTACCAAGTTTGGGGAAATCTATTTTTCTGAGGTCAATCCCGGAGTCGTCAAAGCATGGAAACGCCACCGGAAAATGACGCAACTGTTCGCCGCTCCCAGAGGCACCTTGCATCTGGCTCTGTACGACGCGAGAGAGAATTCCCCGACCTACAAGGAACTGCGGGAATACGAACTCGGCCGTCCCGACCATTATCAACTCATTAAAATTCCGCCCGGTGTCTGGTATGGATTTGAAAACACGGGGCAGGAAAAAGCGCTGATCGCGAATTGCGCGGACATGCCCCACGACCCTCAGGAATCTGAAACACTACCTCTGGAAAGCGGTCCTGTGAAAGTGAATTGGCGGTCACAAACCAACTCGGCCTGA
- a CDS encoding glycosyltransferase, with amino-acid sequence MPSSPFVSVVTSVYNGERYLQECVDSILNQTHQNFEFIILDNGSTDGSRTILDRISDPRVVVVHQENLGIAGSLNKGVRMAKGELIFRLDADDCAAPDRLEKQILFMEANPDYVLCGGAYEEWREGHLTAQREEFLETDATIRRNFSRLNPFAHSSVVFRRQAFVKVGGYNPSYQTCQDYDLWIRLMQEGKACNLKDNLGFIRFYETSTMLRNKRKLYLETLDVKWRAYMKFGGSLGRLLYFSLRGGVLFTLPNVISKHLYRRSGG; translated from the coding sequence ATGCCCTCATCCCCCTTTGTTTCCGTCGTCACGTCCGTCTATAACGGAGAGCGCTACCTTCAAGAATGCGTCGACAGCATTCTCAATCAGACCCATCAGAATTTTGAATTCATTATTCTCGACAACGGCTCGACCGACGGCAGTAGAACGATATTGGATCGCATCAGCGACCCCCGCGTCGTCGTCGTTCACCAGGAAAACCTGGGCATCGCCGGGTCGCTCAACAAGGGCGTGCGCATGGCAAAAGGGGAACTGATTTTCAGACTGGACGCCGACGACTGCGCCGCTCCCGACCGGCTCGAAAAACAGATTCTATTCATGGAAGCCAACCCGGATTACGTTCTATGCGGCGGCGCTTACGAGGAGTGGAGAGAGGGACATCTGACCGCGCAACGGGAGGAATTCCTGGAAACCGACGCTACGATACGGCGCAACTTCAGCCGCTTGAATCCCTTCGCTCACAGTTCTGTCGTTTTTAGAAGACAAGCCTTCGTGAAGGTGGGTGGCTACAACCCCAGCTATCAAACCTGTCAGGATTATGATCTGTGGATTCGGCTGATGCAAGAAGGGAAAGCATGTAATTTGAAGGACAATTTAGGTTTCATTCGTTTTTATGAAACCTCAACGATGCTTCGTAACAAACGCAAACTGTATCTGGAAACACTGGATGTCAAATGGCGGGCCTATATGAAATTCGGCGGATCGTTAGGACGCCTTCTCTACTTTTCCTTGCGCGGCGGGGTTCTGTTCACTCTACCCAATGTTATCAGTAAACACCTGTACCGCCGATCCGGCGGATAG
- a CDS encoding polysaccharide deacetylase family protein — protein sequence METSPEYLDRLIQFLKRDGFQFVSLHQVCDYLKNAERPDKFIAVTFDDGYADNFLHAWPILQRHEVPFTIYVTTQFPDGDAILWWYLLEDVIHKEKRVDWDFQGASFRLDCSDRWSKEEAFHQLRNFFSLLDGEQLEKALHDFFGKRRIDLHEKTKELALSWNQITEMNRDPLVDIGAHTVSHPALSQLNERNAISEIMQSKERIESHTGEIVRHFSYPFGTVREAGPREFKLAADCGFDSSTTTRFGNIFPEHRDHIQNLPRIPINPKRDGENPESLRLWVHGTLPCLINQFRRLPAE from the coding sequence TTGGAAACAAGTCCCGAATATCTGGACCGTCTTATCCAGTTCCTGAAGAGAGACGGTTTTCAGTTTGTATCGTTGCATCAAGTATGCGATTATCTCAAAAATGCAGAGCGACCCGACAAGTTCATCGCAGTGACGTTCGACGATGGATACGCCGACAATTTTCTCCATGCGTGGCCCATCCTCCAGCGACACGAAGTTCCCTTTACGATTTACGTTACCACCCAGTTTCCAGACGGCGACGCCATCCTCTGGTGGTACCTGCTTGAAGATGTCATACATAAAGAGAAGCGAGTTGATTGGGATTTTCAAGGAGCATCGTTTCGCCTCGACTGTAGTGATCGCTGGTCAAAAGAAGAAGCGTTTCACCAATTGCGAAATTTTTTTTCACTTTTGGACGGCGAACAGCTCGAAAAGGCATTGCATGATTTTTTTGGAAAACGCAGGATTGATCTACATGAGAAAACAAAGGAACTCGCTTTGAGCTGGAATCAAATTACCGAAATGAACCGTGACCCATTGGTCGATATCGGAGCGCACACCGTGAGTCACCCTGCTCTCAGCCAACTCAACGAGCGCAACGCAATTTCGGAGATAATGCAATCGAAAGAACGCATCGAGTCGCATACGGGAGAGATCGTCAGACACTTTTCCTATCCGTTTGGAACTGTTCGTGAAGCCGGCCCCCGGGAATTCAAACTGGCTGCAGATTGCGGTTTCGACTCTTCAACCACAACGCGCTTTGGAAACATTTTCCCTGAACACCGCGACCACATTCAGAATCTGCCGCGAATTCCGATCAATCCGAAGCGCGATGGAGAAAACCCTGAATCCCTCCGCTTATGGGTTCATGGGACGCTCCCTTGTTTAATCAACCAATTTCGCCGACTGCCTGCAGAATAA
- the hflX gene encoding GTPase HflX, whose protein sequence is MNAPLAKNVSSPDSEKLILIGAEQPGAQGLSLEASLEELEGLAITAGYEPAAWMKQNLSRVNPGTFLGKGKLEELETAILHHEADGVVFDDALSPTQNRNLEKILKCRVFDRPWLILEIFSRHAKTRAAKTQVELARLKYSLPRLSKMWSHLSRQRGGIGMKDVGETQIQLDRRMVREQISKLERKLVTLDKEKKTQNKRRQSAFTVSLVGYTNVGKSSLMNRLTEAGALAENKLFATLDATVRKIKRNHPYPILLTDTVGLINKLPHDLVASFKSTLDEVRNADLLINVVDISHPHYQEQMRVTTELLKELNADSIDSILVLNKIDALSPSERTDAENRHPDALFISCKTGNGVDAVRSAIDARYESQLISCQVDLKYSQMKALSEIRKLGLITGEDYGEEIVSLQVQLFPQHKERLRRLLEEI, encoded by the coding sequence ATGAACGCCCCTCTCGCTAAAAACGTTTCCAGCCCAGACAGCGAAAAACTGATTTTGATCGGAGCCGAACAACCCGGCGCGCAAGGACTTTCCCTTGAGGCTTCTCTCGAAGAACTCGAAGGACTCGCCATCACGGCGGGTTACGAGCCAGCGGCATGGATGAAACAAAACCTGTCCCGCGTCAACCCCGGCACATTTCTTGGCAAGGGAAAACTCGAAGAACTGGAAACCGCGATTTTGCACCACGAAGCCGACGGAGTCGTTTTTGACGATGCGCTGTCGCCCACGCAAAACCGCAACCTCGAAAAAATTCTCAAATGCAGGGTCTTCGACCGCCCTTGGCTGATCCTCGAGATCTTCAGCCGACACGCAAAAACCCGCGCGGCAAAAACGCAGGTGGAACTGGCGCGCCTGAAATATTCGCTTCCGCGACTTTCAAAAATGTGGAGTCACTTGTCCCGACAACGCGGCGGCATCGGCATGAAAGACGTCGGCGAAACTCAAATCCAGCTGGACCGTCGCATGGTGCGCGAACAGATATCCAAACTCGAACGCAAGCTGGTCACGCTGGATAAAGAAAAGAAAACGCAAAACAAACGCCGTCAATCCGCCTTCACCGTGTCTCTGGTCGGCTACACCAACGTCGGCAAATCTTCGCTCATGAACCGCTTGACCGAAGCGGGCGCGCTGGCGGAAAACAAACTGTTCGCCACGCTCGACGCGACGGTGCGCAAAATCAAACGCAATCATCCTTATCCGATCCTGTTGACCGACACCGTCGGGCTCATCAACAAATTGCCGCACGACCTCGTCGCCTCGTTCAAATCGACTCTCGACGAAGTGCGCAACGCCGATCTATTGATAAACGTCGTCGATATATCTCACCCGCATTATCAGGAACAAATGCGCGTCACAACGGAACTGTTGAAAGAGTTGAACGCCGATAGCATCGACTCCATTCTGGTCCTGAACAAGATCGACGCCCTCTCTCCTTCAGAACGGACCGACGCAGAAAACAGGCACCCCGACGCCCTGTTCATTTCATGCAAGACCGGCAACGGCGTGGACGCCGTGCGATCCGCAATCGACGCGCGCTACGAAAGTCAATTGATCTCGTGTCAGGTGGATTTGAAATACAGCCAGATGAAAGCGCTTTCAGAAATACGCAAACTGGGATTGATCACCGGCGAGGACTATGGAGAGGAAATCGTCTCCCTGCAGGTCCAGCTCTTCCCGCAACACAAAGAAAGATTGAGACGACTGCTCGAGGAAATTTGA
- a CDS encoding cytochrome c, protein MARMGLVLFLLIWISACETTPVKKYSNLPEPLPLTEGQLVYEESGCVHCHGIQGDGEGFLSVGMVPRPTDFSNGNVMLLRSDSALTKAIRLGMPGTAMPSYRNFTDRQVRAVVGYLRSFAIVRE, encoded by the coding sequence ATGGCAAGAATGGGCCTGGTTTTATTTCTACTCATTTGGATTTCAGCTTGTGAAACGACCCCTGTGAAAAAATACTCGAATCTGCCCGAACCCCTTCCTCTCACCGAAGGACAACTGGTTTATGAGGAATCGGGATGCGTGCATTGCCACGGTATTCAGGGCGATGGCGAGGGTTTTTTGTCCGTGGGAATGGTTCCCAGGCCGACGGACTTCAGCAATGGCAACGTCATGTTGTTGAGATCGGATTCCGCGCTGACAAAGGCGATTCGTCTGGGTATGCCGGGAACGGCGATGCCGTCTTATCGTAATTTTACGGATCGGCAGGTGCGAGCGGTCGTCGGTTACCTGCGTTCGTTTGCGATTGTCCGGGAGTGA
- the rfbG gene encoding CDP-glucose 4,6-dehydratase, whose translation MFSNIYQGRKVLVTGHTGFKGSWLSAWLLELGAEVAGYSIDLPSEPCNFEALKLKNRMLHVEGDVRDPRSLQQTLDDFKPEIVFHLAAQALVRKSYEDPVLTFETNALGSLYMLQAIRECASISAGVFITSDKCYHNSEWLWGYRETDPLGGADPYSASKACAEIIASAYMKSFFTSEDLFVATARAGNVIGGGDWAADRIIPDCARAWSRGESLPIRNPKATRPWQHVLEPLGGYLHLGAHLFNESESARNQAFNFGPHSGVIQPVEELIEEFCRYWKEPKWDVVPPDPNQKESNLLKLNCDKALTLLGWEATLDFESSIRFTGEWYQAYYEQGPEAAAELSLKQIEEYVARARRANLSWTQ comes from the coding sequence ATGTTTTCAAATATCTATCAAGGCAGAAAGGTGTTGGTCACTGGCCACACCGGTTTCAAGGGTTCCTGGCTCAGCGCATGGTTGCTTGAACTGGGAGCGGAGGTCGCCGGATACTCCATCGACCTGCCAAGCGAGCCTTGCAATTTTGAAGCGCTCAAACTGAAAAACAGAATGCTTCATGTTGAAGGCGATGTGCGCGACCCGCGCTCGCTACAACAAACGCTGGATGATTTCAAACCGGAGATCGTCTTTCATCTGGCCGCGCAGGCTCTGGTGCGCAAATCTTACGAAGACCCGGTTCTCACCTTTGAAACCAACGCCCTCGGCTCGCTCTACATGCTCCAGGCGATTCGCGAATGCGCATCCATCAGCGCCGGCGTTTTCATCACCAGCGACAAGTGTTACCACAATTCCGAATGGCTCTGGGGCTATCGTGAAACCGACCCGCTCGGCGGCGCCGACCCATACAGCGCCTCAAAAGCCTGCGCCGAGATCATCGCCTCGGCTTACATGAAATCTTTTTTCACCAGCGAGGATCTCTTCGTCGCAACAGCTCGCGCCGGCAACGTCATCGGCGGCGGCGACTGGGCGGCGGACCGGATCATCCCCGATTGTGCGCGGGCCTGGTCGCGTGGCGAATCGCTCCCAATACGCAACCCCAAGGCGACGCGACCCTGGCAACATGTTCTGGAACCCCTGGGAGGCTATCTGCATCTCGGCGCGCATTTATTCAACGAATCGGAATCGGCGCGCAACCAGGCTTTCAACTTTGGCCCGCATAGCGGCGTCATCCAGCCGGTCGAAGAATTGATTGAAGAGTTTTGCCGCTATTGGAAAGAACCCAAGTGGGACGTTGTGCCGCCCGATCCCAATCAAAAAGAATCCAACCTGCTCAAGCTCAATTGCGACAAAGCCCTGACCCTGCTCGGCTGGGAAGCCACGCTCGATTTTGAAAGCTCGATTCGTTTCACGGGCGAATGGTACCAGGCCTATTACGAACAAGGGCCAGAAGCCGCCGCTGAATTGTCCCTCAAGCAAATCGAGGAATATGTTGCGCGCGCGCGGCGAGCCAATCTCTCATGGACCCAATAA
- a CDS encoding ketoacyl-ACP synthase III: protein MRAAITAISYHLPEDILTGEDLAAEFPDWNLAKIEKKTGIKARHIARKGELSSDLAFEAAEKLFASGDCDRNDIDFLIFCTQSPDYVLPATACVLQDRLKLPITAGALDINQGCTGFIYGLSLAKGLIESQQAQRVLLLTAETYSKYMRKEDRSVRSIFGDGAAATIIEGKENLSEDSIGPFVFGTDGKGAKNLKVCGSGLRSQECAVDDDGAKGLFMNGPEVFNFTLRAVPQCIDDLLNRASISQDDVDLFIFHQANRHMLQHLRDKINIPEEKFVISLEQSGNTVSSTIPIALKESQDQNRIKTGSRIVLVGFGVGYSWGSTLIRWNST, encoded by the coding sequence ATGCGCGCCGCCATCACTGCAATCTCCTACCACTTACCTGAAGATATTCTGACCGGAGAAGATTTGGCCGCAGAATTCCCCGACTGGAATCTGGCCAAAATTGAAAAGAAAACTGGTATTAAAGCCCGGCATATCGCTCGCAAGGGTGAGTTATCTTCAGATCTAGCTTTTGAAGCGGCGGAGAAATTATTCGCCTCGGGCGACTGCGATCGCAACGATATTGACTTTCTCATATTCTGCACACAGAGTCCCGACTACGTACTCCCTGCAACCGCTTGTGTCCTGCAGGACCGTCTGAAGCTACCCATAACAGCAGGCGCTCTCGATATCAACCAGGGTTGCACCGGCTTTATTTATGGACTTTCGCTTGCAAAGGGATTAATCGAATCACAACAAGCCCAACGCGTCCTCCTCTTGACAGCCGAAACCTACAGCAAATATATGCGCAAGGAAGATCGAAGCGTCCGCTCGATTTTTGGCGACGGGGCGGCCGCAACAATAATAGAAGGAAAAGAAAATTTATCTGAAGATTCTATCGGACCCTTTGTTTTTGGAACCGACGGAAAAGGCGCGAAAAATCTGAAAGTCTGTGGAAGCGGCTTGCGGTCGCAAGAATGCGCCGTTGACGACGACGGAGCGAAAGGGCTTTTTATGAACGGACCCGAGGTCTTCAATTTCACGCTCCGGGCTGTGCCGCAATGCATCGATGATTTGTTGAATCGCGCTTCTATATCCCAAGACGACGTCGATTTGTTCATTTTCCACCAGGCCAACCGGCATATGCTTCAACATTTGCGTGATAAAATAAATATCCCGGAAGAAAAGTTTGTTATCTCTCTCGAGCAATCTGGCAACACCGTTTCGTCAACCATCCCCATTGCCTTGAAAGAATCGCAAGACCAGAATCGCATCAAAACCGGAAGCCGCATCGTTCTCGTTGGCTTCGGCGTAGGCTACTCTTGGGGGTCTACTTTGATTCGCTGGAATTCTACATGA